The following nucleotide sequence is from Prosthecobacter sp..
CGACCTTCATGCTCGCACATGATGGCAGCAACCGCAGTTTTCCCGAACTGGGCGTGCCGGACGCGCATCATTACCTCTCCCATCATCAAAGCGATCCGCAGAAGCTGGAGAAGATCGCGAAGATCGACCAGTTTTACCTGCGCCAGTTCGGGTACTTCCTCGACAAGATGAAATCCATCAAGGAAGGCGATACGACGCTTCTGGACAACTCGATGATCGTGTTCGGCGGTGGCATCGGTGACGGCAACCGCCACAATCACGACAACCTGCCAATCCTGCTGGCCGGGCGTGCAGGCGGCACCCTCACACCAGGCAAACGCATTGTTCTGCCGGGCGAGACACCGATGACGAACCTGTATCTCTCACTGCTGGACCGTCTGGGCGTGCCTGCGGAGAAAGTGGGCGACAGCACGGGCAAACTGGAAGTGAGCTGAGCTCACGCCGCCCGACGTTGGAGTTTTCTCATCAACGACCCGAGGGAAGCGGGCGTTTGATGGTGGAAGGCAGGCTGGGATTGGATTTTTTGATGCCTGGAGGGGGCAGGGTGCTTTCAGACTGACCGCTGGATTTACCACGGACGCCATTTTTAGAAATCCCAGGGGGCGGCTCTTCTCTTTCGAGCGCTTTCTGCGGTGTGGAGATCGGTCTGGGGGCCATCGGCAATGAGTACCAGTGCATTTGGGGGACCGCACTGAGTTCGACCCATTGCTGGGAGCCGAGTTTTTTCCATTCGAGTTCCACCACGGCCCAGACATGGGTTTCCCAAGGCAGACGGATGCGCAGTTCCTGGGCGAGGGCAGAATCTTTGTCGAGGAATACGGATGCCTGGTATGAATTGGGCGGCGCCGGGCCGACCCGGAAGGCGTCTTTGCGATCCACATTCGGCACTCCATCCTCGAAATAGTGATGGCGGATGATGCCGACATGAAACCGTGCCGGGCCTTCCTGATAGGCCTGGAAGAACTTCTCCAGCAGGCGGTCTTTGAATTCGACAAAGGCGAGCCAGTCCACTTTGAAGCCGTCGGGCTGTTCCTCCAGCATCACTGGAACCGGGAACTCCCAGGTTTTGTTTTCCAGACTGAAGATGCAGTGTTTGCCGGAACCGAGCTCGGGGTTGGGATCCATGCGGACGAATTGAATGCGGTCCACGATGATGGGGCCGTCGGCCGAACGTGTGTAGTAGCGTTCCATCAACGGCTTCATGTGCTCGGCACCGAGGGTGTGTTGCAGACGTTCGGCGAGAGAACTGGAAGCGAGGAATTTTTTGAGCGCCTCCACGGCGGGCTTGGCCTCGGGCGGAGCATCGTCTTCCGCCATGACATGCGTCTGTAGTCCGCTGGAAGGCGGGGCGGTCATCGGAGCGTGCGACTCTGCGTTCAACGCCGGTTTGGAGGGTACTTCGAGCAACGCGTCCGATGCTTGAGGCATTTTGGGTGTGTCATCCACTGGCACTGCGGTTGCGACGGCAGGTTTGGGAGAACTGGCAGACCCGACTGTGGCAATTTCCTCGGGCGAGGCAGGTGGAGCCTTGGGTGGAATCGACTCCGTGGGGTCAAAACCGACCGTCATTGGCATCGGTTTCGGTTTGGTTTCCGCAGTGGATGACACAGAAGGGGGGGGGGCTGCTGTTTCCGGGCCGGAGTTGTCGGACAGCCTGGGCGATGTGTCGGGCGCTGGATTAGAGATGAGTGGGGAGGTTGTGATCGTCGGAATGTGAGAATCTTCCTTGATGGGTTCCTCTGTTCCATCACGACCTGCCAGGCTTGGGAAGATGCCAGGAAGATAGTCTTTCAGCAGAAAACCAACGAGGCCGAGGAATCCCAGCAGGAACATTGCGGCGAAGGCGAGCCGAATGAAATTCGTCCCACGCGGCGCACGCAGACTGGCGATGCTGCGCCCTGCTGGAATTGGTGCGGCGGGAGCTGTGGAGGATGGTTCTTGCCCGAGTGCCGCACCCAGGCTGAGGGAGGGAAGGCCACCTGTATGATGGAGAGGCTGAGTCACTGGGGAAACGGGTGCGGGCGGCACCTCTCTGCCGAGGAGTGATGATCCTGGCAGTGTGCCAGCCATTCCACCCAAGCTGCCTGCGGGTATCATGTTCGGCAATGCGGGCGCGCCGGGGATCAGACGTGAGTGGTTGGGCAAACCACCTCCTGAACCTCCTGCGGGCGCATCGAGAGGATTGGGTGACGGGAATCCTGGGGATGGCGGAGTGGATGACCAAGGCATCTGGCCTGCGGCTCCACCGAGTGTGGCGGTGAGGGGCGGCTGTCCCGGAGCACGTTTTGGCGGCAGGCCTGTGCTTGGTGATGGCATGCCTGCACCTGCCATCCCTCCCATCAAGGGGGATTGGGGAGGAGGGGACCAAGCGGGCGGAGCCACAGGGGCTTGATCCGCCGCAGGTGCTTGGGGCCACTGTGGGGCCTGTAGCGCTACGGGTGCAGGTGTGGGCGAAGTAACTGTCTGTCCGCAACTGGGACATGGTCCTGAGACACCGGCCATATGAGCCGGTACCGTCAGAGTGGTGCGGCAGAATCCGCATTGGAACTGGAGCATGTCTGGGTTCATCCCATCAAATCATTATGGTCAATTTCAGCAATTATCATTCAAGGATTGGTTTTGACAAATTGAAGTTCTAAAAGTCTGGGCTGTGGAGGGTAGCCCTAATGGCTGGAAATCAGGCATATCGGATCATGCCTCCCCCTCCACCTGTAAAAGCACCCCCGAGCCGGGGAACAGTTTCAGGTTCTGGCAGGATCCATACGCGGCTTTGCCGCCTGAGCCGCAAATGACGGTGAAATTGACGGCCTGCGACTCCTGCAACCCCGAGCATAAGCAGGCTCGCTGAACTCCAAATCACGATGAAAAGGACACTGGTGGTGTGTTGGACGGTTGTTTTCACTTCGGGCGTGACTTCCGCCAGAGGTTGGTCTTTGCCCACCTCAGTTGTGGGAGCAGTGCCAAGAGCTCTTTGCAGCCAGAACAGGCGTGTTGAGAGATGCACTGCGTAACGATGGAGCTGATCGTGGACATCGCTGGCCTGCAGGGCTTCGTGCAGGCATGCTTGTATCGTCTCGCTGAGGAACTCGGTGGAGGTTTGATCATGCACAGACTTGCTGACAAACAAGCGTGCTCTCCAAGGCTCGCCTAGCGGGTAAACCAGCAGGCTGGCATCTGTTTGGAGGAGACTCCCTGAGGCGATTTTCCCGAGTTCGGAACCCTCCGGCAGCTTGCAATCATGAGCGATGATCAAAATGCTTAACTTAATGCGGGCATCACGGGCGTGGAACTCCAGGAAGCGCATCATGTCATGATTCTGCATTTCAGGGACAAGCAGATCGGGGTCGATCAGGTATTCCTTCGGCAGAGCCTGAGCGCAGGCGGCTAAAAATTCGGGGGGAACCTCCTTTAGGGACGACAACGGGGTGGGTATCCGTGCGCTGTTTGTCTGGTTCTGGATGGGCTGGCCGAGGATGGATTCGGGCAGAAACAGCCGCATGTCCTCGGATCGCAGGCGGGGGGAGAGTTCGCCGTCCTGATTGTTGAAAAAATGATCTAGTCGCGGACCGCTGGACACTGGTGTGCGGAGCAACTCATTGATGTCGGTAATCGGTCCACCATTTCCAGGAAGCAGCACGCCAGGGTCATTCGCCGACGGGAGGCTCTCGCGAAAGGCTCTGAGTTCTTGTTCGCTCCAGCGTGGAAGCGGCAGCGCGCCTTCTTCGGCTTTTTCAGCATGCTGGGGCACATCAGCCGAGGTACTTGTACAGATCAGTGCAAGCAGCGTCAGAGCGAGAGAGGTGCAAAGCTGAAGTAAACGCTTCATTTGGCTGAAGGGTGCTGGATCATAACCTCGTGTTGGAAAAGCCTGCGAGGGGTCGTGATGCAGGCTTGTGGCCTCCGCGCAGTGGCTGCAGCCCCATGTCGGGGCTCACTCCCGCCGCCGTGGTGACATCGGGTTTCCAAGCCATGGCATGCGCGTGTTTTCTTAGCACTTCGCCACAGCGGGTGCTGGCGGCTTCGATTGCCATGCCAAAGGCACCCTTGTTCAGGTGGGTTCCAGCGGTTTGCAAAGTACGAGTGATAAAACCGTCTCCAAACCATTTCTCGATAGCATATCCCAGAGTGATGCTGGCAGTTTGCGCGGAAGGATCCACCACCAGCACGATCCCAAAGTCATTTCGTCGGCTGACGGAGTGCGTGTTGAAGGCACCTTGGTTCAGCAGCCAGAAGCCCAGTTCGGCGACACTCAAGCCGCTGGGGAGCACACCTAGGTAAGCGGCAAAAAAAGCTTGTGGAAAGCTTCTTTCAAAATTATCCAAAATGATCTCAATCTTTCGAGATTCCTCCAA
It contains:
- a CDS encoding TPM domain-containing protein; the encoded protein is MNCPRCRARVFPQQNTCPACGFSATLLHSYLGNQWVRLERITDAAHCLRLEESRKIEIILDNFERSFPQAFFAAYLGVLPSGLSVAELGFWLLNQGAFNTHSVSRRNDFGIVLVVDPSAQTASITLGYAIEKWFGDGFITRTLQTAGTHLNKGAFGMAIEAASTRCGEVLRKHAHAMAWKPDVTTAAGVSPDMGLQPLRGGHKPASRPLAGFSNTRL